Proteins encoded in a region of the Mycolicibacterium chitae genome:
- the folP gene encoding dihydropteroate synthase: MQSTFLGKPVAGDRALIMAIVNRTPDSFYDRGATFTDEAAKSAVHRVVEEGADVVDIGGVKAGPGQVVDADEEIARVVPFIEWLRAAYPEQVISVDTWRASVAKLACAAGADLINDTWAGADPGLPEVAAEFGAGLVCSHTGGAVPRTRPFRVNYGTTSRGVVDDVIREVTAAAEHAVSVGVDRDAILIDPTHDFGKNTHHSLSLLRHLKDLVNTGWPVLMALSNKDFVGETLGVGLTERLEGTLAATALAAADGARMFRVHEVGPTRRVLDMVASIQGRRQPTRTVRGLA; this comes from the coding sequence GTGCAATCGACGTTCCTGGGGAAGCCGGTGGCGGGCGACCGCGCCCTGATCATGGCGATCGTCAACCGCACACCGGACTCGTTCTACGACCGGGGGGCCACCTTCACCGACGAGGCCGCCAAGTCGGCCGTGCACCGGGTGGTCGAAGAGGGCGCCGACGTCGTCGACATCGGCGGCGTCAAGGCCGGCCCCGGGCAGGTGGTCGACGCCGACGAGGAAATCGCCCGCGTGGTGCCGTTCATCGAATGGCTGCGCGCGGCCTACCCCGAGCAGGTCATCAGCGTCGACACCTGGCGCGCCTCGGTGGCCAAGCTGGCCTGCGCGGCCGGTGCGGACCTGATCAACGACACCTGGGCCGGGGCCGACCCGGGCCTGCCGGAGGTGGCCGCGGAGTTCGGCGCCGGGCTGGTGTGCTCGCACACCGGCGGCGCGGTGCCGCGGACCCGCCCGTTCCGGGTCAACTACGGCACCACCAGCCGCGGCGTCGTCGACGACGTCATCCGGGAGGTCACCGCGGCGGCCGAGCACGCGGTGTCCGTCGGGGTCGACCGGGACGCGATCCTGATCGATCCCACTCACGATTTCGGCAAGAACACCCACCACAGCCTCAGTTTGTTGCGGCACCTGAAAGACCTTGTAAACACTGGATGGCCGGTCCTGATGGCCCTGAGCAACAAGGATTTTGTCGGGGAGACTCTGGGGGTGGGTCTGACCGAACGCCTGGAGGGCACCCTGGCGGCGACCGCGCTGGCGGCCGCCGACGGGGCGCGGATGTTCCGGGTGCACGAGGTCGGTCCCACTCGGCGCGTCCTCGACATGGTCGCGTCGATCCAAGGCAGGCGTCAGCCGACGCGCACGGTGAGGGGACTGGCATGA
- the dapE gene encoding succinyl-diaminopimelate desuccinylase, whose amino-acid sequence MDRLDLHADPVALTAALVDIPSESRDEARLADAVEAALREQTVGFEVIRSGDAVLARTNRGLPSRVLLAGHLDTVPIADNLPSRIDGDRMYGCGTSDMKSGDAVFLHLAATVADPAHDLTLVFYDCEEIEAAANGLGRIERELPDWLRADVAVLGEPTGGFIEAGCQGTLRVVVSADGTRAHSARSWMGDNAIHKLGAVLARLTDYQPRRVDIDGCEYREGLSAVRIDGGVAGNVIPDAASVTVNFRFAPDRSPQQALAHVHEVFEGLPVRIEQTDSAAGALPGLGQPAAAALVAAAGGQVRAKYGWTDVSRFAALGIPALNYGPGDPNLAHRRDENVEIAQITAVTETLRAYLSR is encoded by the coding sequence GTGGACCGCCTCGACCTGCATGCCGACCCCGTCGCCCTGACGGCCGCGCTGGTCGACATCCCCAGCGAATCCCGCGACGAGGCTCGTCTGGCCGACGCGGTCGAGGCGGCGCTGCGCGAGCAGACCGTGGGCTTCGAGGTGATCCGCAGCGGGGACGCCGTGCTGGCCCGCACCAACCGCGGCCTGCCCAGCCGCGTCCTACTGGCCGGGCACCTGGACACCGTGCCCATCGCCGACAACCTGCCCAGCCGCATCGACGGCGACCGGATGTACGGCTGCGGCACCTCCGACATGAAGTCCGGCGACGCCGTCTTCCTGCACCTGGCCGCCACCGTCGCCGACCCCGCGCACGACCTGACGCTGGTCTTCTACGACTGCGAGGAGATCGAGGCCGCCGCCAACGGTCTGGGCCGCATCGAGCGCGAACTGCCCGACTGGTTGCGCGCCGACGTCGCGGTGCTGGGCGAGCCCACCGGCGGCTTCATCGAGGCCGGCTGCCAGGGCACGCTGCGCGTGGTGGTCAGCGCCGACGGCACGCGCGCGCATTCGGCGCGTTCGTGGATGGGCGACAACGCCATTCACAAGCTCGGCGCGGTGCTGGCCCGCCTGACCGACTATCAGCCCCGCCGCGTCGACATCGACGGGTGCGAATACCGCGAGGGCCTCTCGGCGGTCCGCATCGACGGGGGAGTGGCGGGCAACGTCATCCCCGATGCCGCGTCGGTGACGGTGAACTTCCGTTTCGCTCCCGACCGCTCCCCGCAGCAGGCGTTGGCCCACGTGCACGAGGTCTTCGAGGGGCTGCCGGTGCGCATCGAGCAGACCGATTCGGCGGCCGGCGCCCTGCCCGGCCTCGGTCAACCCGCCGCGGCGGCCCTGGTCGCGGCCGCCGGCGGACAGGTCCGGGCCAAGTACGGCTGGACCGACGTGTCCCGCTTCGCCGCGCTGGGCATCCCGGCGCTCAACTACGGCCCCGGCGATCCCAACCTGGCGCACCGACGCGACGAGAACGTCGAGATCGCCCAGATCACCGCCGTCACCGAGACGCTGCGCGCCTACCTGTCGCGCTGA
- a CDS encoding proline dehydrogenase family protein: protein MASAFETLARPAILAASRATRLQRAVERLPVTRRVVRRFVPGETIEAVLGAVADLRATRRLVSIDHLGEDVTDLAAAEANVAAYLRLLDGLAGRDGGVGDGVDDGVAPLEVSLKLSALGQALGRDGERVAYENAHTICGRADEHEVWVTVDAEDHTTTDTRLAIVAKLRADFDSVGTVIQAYLHRSEADCRELADAGARVRLCKGAYDEPASVAYRGRDEVTAHYLRCLRVLIDGPGYPMVASHDPAVLDAVPALLRESGRGADDFEYQMLYGIRTDEQQRLADDGNTVRVYVPYGTQWYGYFIRRLAERPANLMFFLRALAGR, encoded by the coding sequence ATGGCCTCCGCGTTCGAAACCCTGGCGCGCCCAGCGATTCTGGCGGCCAGTCGGGCGACGCGGCTGCAACGGGCCGTCGAGCGCCTGCCCGTGACCCGGCGGGTGGTGCGCCGGTTCGTGCCCGGCGAGACCATCGAGGCGGTGTTGGGCGCGGTCGCGGACCTGCGCGCCACCCGGCGTCTGGTGAGCATCGATCACCTCGGCGAGGACGTCACCGACCTTGCGGCCGCCGAGGCGAACGTGGCGGCTTACCTGCGGTTGCTCGACGGGCTGGCCGGGCGGGACGGGGGCGTGGGTGATGGCGTGGATGATGGCGTTGCGCCGCTGGAGGTTTCGCTGAAGCTCTCGGCGCTGGGCCAGGCGCTGGGCCGCGACGGCGAGCGGGTCGCCTACGAGAACGCGCATACCATCTGCGGTCGGGCCGACGAACACGAGGTGTGGGTGACGGTGGACGCCGAGGACCACACCACCACCGACACCCGCCTGGCCATCGTGGCGAAGCTGCGCGCCGACTTCGATTCGGTGGGCACCGTGATCCAGGCCTACCTGCACCGCAGCGAGGCCGACTGCCGGGAACTCGCCGACGCCGGGGCGCGGGTCCGGTTGTGCAAGGGCGCCTACGACGAGCCGGCTTCGGTGGCCTACCGCGGCCGCGACGAGGTCACCGCCCACTATCTGCGTTGCCTGCGCGTGCTGATCGACGGCCCGGGCTACCCGATGGTCGCCTCGCACGATCCGGCCGTGCTCGACGCGGTTCCCGCGCTGCTCCGCGAGAGCGGCCGGGGCGCGGACGATTTCGAATATCAGATGCTCTACGGCATCCGGACCGACGAACAACAGCGCCTGGCCGACGACGGCAACACCGTGCGGGTCTACGTGCCGTACGGCACGCAGTGGTACGGATACTTCATCCGCCGCCTCGCCGAGCGGCCGGCCAACCTGATGTTCTTCCTGCGGGCGCTGGCGGGGCGCTGA
- the dapD gene encoding 2,3,4,5-tetrahydropyridine-2,6-dicarboxylate N-succinyltransferase, with translation MGTTRRKPAPVACSTVTGASGFGLATLAADGSVLDTWFPAPELGSFDSTGTQRDPEGAPAELAALTGRDEDRGTETVLVRTTIADLDAKAVDTYDVYLRLHLFSHCLVAPHKLNAEGFFGLLTNVVWTNHGPCAVEGFETVRAKLRRRGPVTVYGVDKFPRMVDYVVPKGVRIADADRVRLGAHLAAGTTVMHEGFVNFNAGTLGSSMVEGRISAGVVVDDGSDIGGGASIMGTLSGGGSEVISVGKRCLLGANSGLGISLGDDCVVEAGLYITAGTKVATPDDKSVKARSLSGANNMLFRRNSVSGAVEVVARGGHGITLNEDLHAN, from the coding sequence ATGGGCACGACCCGGCGCAAGCCCGCCCCGGTAGCCTGTAGCACCGTGACTGGAGCTTCGGGTTTTGGATTGGCAACGCTGGCGGCCGACGGATCGGTGCTCGACACCTGGTTCCCGGCACCGGAACTGGGATCGTTCGACAGCACCGGGACGCAGCGCGACCCCGAGGGGGCGCCCGCGGAACTGGCGGCGCTGACCGGGCGCGACGAGGATCGCGGCACCGAGACCGTGCTGGTCCGCACCACGATCGCCGACCTGGACGCCAAGGCCGTCGACACCTACGACGTCTACCTGCGGCTGCACCTGTTCTCGCATTGCCTGGTCGCCCCGCACAAGCTCAACGCCGAGGGCTTCTTCGGCCTGCTCACCAACGTGGTGTGGACCAATCACGGTCCGTGCGCCGTGGAGGGTTTCGAGACGGTACGCGCCAAGCTGCGCCGCCGCGGCCCGGTGACGGTGTACGGCGTCGACAAGTTCCCCCGGATGGTCGACTACGTGGTGCCCAAGGGCGTGCGCATCGCCGACGCGGACCGGGTCCGACTCGGCGCGCACCTGGCCGCCGGCACCACCGTCATGCACGAGGGCTTCGTCAACTTCAACGCCGGCACGCTGGGGTCCTCCATGGTCGAGGGCCGCATCTCCGCAGGCGTGGTCGTCGACGACGGCTCCGACATCGGCGGCGGCGCCTCCATCATGGGCACGCTGTCCGGCGGCGGCAGCGAGGTCATCTCGGTCGGCAAGCGGTGCCTGCTCGGCGCCAACTCCGGCCTGGGGATCTCACTGGGCGACGACTGCGTGGTGGAGGCCGGCCTGTACATCACGGCCGGCACCAAGGTCGCCACCCCGGACGACAAGTCGGTCAAGGCGCGGTCGCTCTCCGGCGCCAACAACATGCTGTTCCGGCGCAATTCGGTCAGCGGCGCCGTCGAGGTGGTGGCCCGGGGCGGGCACGGCATCACCCTCAACGAGGACCTGCACGCCAACTAA
- a CDS encoding TIGR00730 family Rossman fold protein — translation MQRREWAVCVYCASGPRHPELLALATEVGRAIADRNWALVSGGGNVSAMGALADGARARGGRTIGVIPKALVHREVADVHADDLIVTDTMRQRKQVMEDHADAFLTLPGGIGTMEEMFETWTAGSLGMHDKPVVVLDPDGHYDGLLSWLEGLVASDYVAQRSLDRLLVVRELDVALDLCAPRSVPPVTSSD, via the coding sequence GTGCAACGGCGTGAGTGGGCGGTGTGCGTGTATTGCGCATCGGGACCGAGACATCCGGAGCTGCTGGCGTTGGCCACCGAGGTGGGCCGCGCGATCGCGGACCGGAACTGGGCGTTGGTCTCCGGCGGCGGCAACGTCTCGGCGATGGGGGCCCTGGCCGACGGCGCCCGGGCCCGCGGCGGCCGCACCATCGGGGTGATCCCCAAGGCGCTGGTGCACCGCGAGGTCGCCGATGTGCACGCCGACGACCTGATCGTCACCGACACCATGCGGCAGCGCAAACAGGTCATGGAGGACCACGCCGACGCGTTCCTCACCCTGCCCGGTGGGATCGGGACCATGGAGGAGATGTTCGAGACCTGGACCGCCGGATCGCTGGGCATGCACGACAAGCCGGTGGTGGTGCTGGACCCCGACGGCCACTACGACGGGCTGCTGTCCTGGCTCGAGGGTTTGGTGGCGTCCGACTACGTCGCGCAGCGGTCCCTGGACCGGTTGCTGGTGGTCCGCGAGCTCGACGTTGCGCTGGATCTTTGCGCCCCCCGGTCGGTACCGCCGGTCACATCCTCTGATTAG
- a CDS encoding VOC family protein, giving the protein MGLTFAEICIDARDPASLGLWWAQVLGWPHHTDSDGDVGLTPPAGSGPPWQFLTVADDKVVKNRLHLDFVPDDQQAEVDRLVSLGARHVDIGQGDESWVVLADPEGNEFCVLAAE; this is encoded by the coding sequence ATGGGATTGACATTCGCCGAGATCTGCATCGATGCTCGCGATCCCGCGTCGCTGGGGCTGTGGTGGGCGCAGGTGCTCGGCTGGCCGCACCACACCGACTCCGACGGCGACGTCGGGCTGACCCCGCCGGCCGGTTCCGGGCCGCCATGGCAGTTTCTGACCGTGGCCGACGACAAGGTGGTGAAGAACCGGCTGCACCTGGACTTCGTGCCCGACGATCAGCAGGCCGAGGTTGACCGGCTGGTGTCTCTGGGCGCCCGGCACGTCGACATCGGGCAGGGCGACGAGAGCTGGGTGGTCCTCGCCGATCCCGAGGGCAACGAATTCTGCGTGCTGGCTGCCGAATAG
- a CDS encoding acyl-CoA synthetase, whose product MLLASLNPAAVAGGADLSDAVTIGDTALSRSDLVGAATSVAERVGGASRVAILATPSVTTVLAVTGCLIAGVPFVPVPADVGAAERTHILTDSGAQAWLGELPADTGGLQHVPVRLHARSWHRYVEPDSDAPAYIMYTSGTTGAPKGVQTSRRAVAADIDALAAAWQWTPEDTLVHGLPLFHVHGLVLGLLGSLRIGNRFVHTGKPTPDGYAQAAEKSGGTLFFGVPTVWSRVVSDAAAATALRSARLLVSGSAALPVPVFDRLVSLTGHAPVERYGSTESLITLSTLVDGDRRPGWVGLPLDGVQTRLVDDGGAPVPHDGETIGHLHVRGPMLFDGYLNREAATAEVLGDDGWYRTGDVAVIDDGGMHRIVGRESVDLIKTGGHRVGAGEIETALLGHPGVDEVAVVGVPDDDLGQRIVAYVVGDTDPDSLIQFVAEQLSVHKRPREVRLVGELPRNAMGKVLKKELAQWD is encoded by the coding sequence GTGCTGTTGGCCTCTCTGAACCCTGCCGCCGTCGCCGGCGGAGCCGATCTGTCCGACGCCGTCACCATCGGCGATACCGCGCTGAGCCGCAGCGACCTCGTCGGCGCCGCCACCTCGGTGGCCGAGCGGGTCGGCGGCGCGTCCCGGGTGGCGATCCTGGCCACCCCGAGCGTCACCACCGTGCTCGCCGTCACCGGCTGCCTGATCGCCGGGGTGCCGTTCGTCCCGGTGCCCGCCGACGTCGGCGCCGCCGAGCGCACCCACATCCTCACCGACTCGGGCGCGCAGGCCTGGCTCGGTGAACTGCCGGCGGACACCGGCGGGCTGCAGCACGTCCCGGTCCGGCTGCACGCCCGGTCCTGGCACCGCTACGTCGAACCGGACTCGGACGCCCCGGCCTACATCATGTACACCTCCGGCACCACCGGCGCGCCCAAGGGCGTGCAGACCAGTCGCCGCGCGGTGGCCGCCGACATCGACGCCCTGGCCGCGGCCTGGCAGTGGACACCCGAGGACACGCTGGTGCACGGGCTGCCGCTGTTCCACGTCCACGGCCTGGTGCTGGGCCTGCTCGGTTCGCTGCGGATCGGCAACCGGTTCGTGCACACCGGCAAGCCCACCCCGGACGGCTACGCGCAGGCCGCCGAGAAGTCCGGCGGCACACTGTTTTTCGGGGTGCCGACGGTGTGGTCGCGGGTGGTCTCGGATGCCGCCGCGGCCACGGCGCTGCGGTCGGCGCGGCTGCTGGTCTCCGGCAGCGCGGCGCTGCCGGTGCCGGTGTTCGACCGGTTGGTGTCGCTGACCGGTCACGCGCCCGTCGAACGCTACGGCAGCACCGAGTCGCTGATCACGCTGAGCACCCTGGTCGACGGCGACCGCCGGCCCGGCTGGGTCGGACTGCCCCTCGACGGGGTGCAGACCCGGCTGGTCGACGACGGCGGCGCCCCCGTTCCGCACGACGGGGAAACCATTGGCCACCTTCATGTGCGGGGTCCCATGCTGTTCGACGGCTACCTGAATCGCGAGGCCGCCACCGCCGAGGTGCTCGGCGACGACGGCTGGTACCGCACCGGTGACGTCGCCGTCATCGACGACGGCGGGATGCACCGCATCGTCGGGCGCGAATCGGTGGATCTGATCAAGACCGGCGGACACCGGGTGGGTGCGGGCGAGATCGAGACCGCATTGCTCGGCCACCCCGGTGTCGACGAGGTCGCGGTGGTCGGCGTGCCCGACGACGATCTCGGCCAGCGCATCGTCGCCTATGTCGTCGGCGACACCGACCCGGACAGCCTGATCCAGTTTGTGGCCGAACAACTTTCGGTACACAAGCGCCCGCGTGAGGTGCGCCTGGTGGGCGAGCTGCCCCGCAACGCGATGGGCAAGGTGCTCAAGAAGGAGCTGGCGCAATGGGATTGA
- a CDS encoding NUDIX domain-containing protein, producing the protein MDPIERLSSRTVYRNDWMTVREDQIRRPDGSPGLYGVIDKPDYALVIARDGDRFMLVEQYRYPLGLRRWEFPQGAAPGQLPLAPLELAARELREETGLRAESMIELGLLDVAAGMSSQRGRVFLATGLTEGRHEREHEEQDMRCAWFPRADLEAMIRRGDITDAQTIAAWTLLRLSGHD; encoded by the coding sequence GTGGATCCGATCGAGCGCCTCTCCAGCCGGACCGTGTACCGAAACGACTGGATGACGGTGCGCGAAGACCAGATCCGCAGGCCCGACGGCAGCCCCGGCCTCTACGGGGTGATCGACAAACCCGACTACGCGTTGGTGATCGCCCGGGACGGGGACCGGTTCATGCTCGTCGAGCAGTACCGGTACCCGCTGGGGCTGCGGCGCTGGGAGTTCCCGCAGGGCGCCGCACCCGGGCAGCTCCCGTTGGCCCCGCTGGAACTCGCGGCGCGGGAACTGCGGGAGGAGACCGGGCTGCGGGCCGAGTCGATGATCGAGCTGGGCCTGCTCGACGTCGCGGCCGGGATGAGCAGTCAGCGCGGGCGGGTGTTCCTGGCCACCGGTCTCACCGAGGGCCGCCACGAGCGCGAACACGAGGAGCAGGACATGCGCTGCGCGTGGTTCCCGCGCGCCGACCTCGAGGCGATGATCCGCCGCGGCGACATCACCGACGCCCAGACGATCGCCGCCTGGACACTGCTGAGGTTGTCCGGACACGACTGA
- a CDS encoding AAA family ATPase — protein MGKQWSVPRHADALERLEAALTDVPGAVLTGADGIGKSTLARQVAQRYAAAHPAATLRWVTATPTERAVPFGAFSHLVDLADIGKPAALLRAARRSLRADPEDLLIVDDANQLDALSATLTYQLALAGQTRMIVTARTDTAPPTIRALWDDAVLRRVDLETSDAAIDVGEFLADLPAPARDVLDHLAGQEPIPLADLEQLTSAEAVAEAERLGVAEIVDQGAEPMVFTAHPRFAEWALDALGDGGARRLRSRLLEPARRRARDHPSDRLRLAVLALDSDDPLPADRTVAAAGEALRLGDLPLAERLARSALQSTGSLDARLLLGHALAWQGRGRDADEVLSAVDPGVLSESELLAWALPRAANQFWMLGEPERATAFLNTTRTRLPAPADRVTLNALTATFAMNAGNPQRALQIAGEVLAAPEAGDTAVAWAASAASLSSARLGRLGDVEDFARRAAGAEHPGLLRFTVGLALITTLLMDDDAEGAERIAQQYTDFAELQQPGRAIGEVLLAEVRLARGDFAGAATLLGPASVTLDRTGYSWGPLSLMLSATALARLGELAEAAKVLSRAESRHGTKSALFAPELGIARAWRLAAGRDEHGAVAAARQAAGMAERSGQRAVAVLCWRDAALLGDGRALAPLQNLAAVVDCTAARAAVRAAQRDR, from the coding sequence GTGGGGAAGCAGTGGAGCGTCCCGCGCCATGCCGACGCACTCGAACGCCTGGAAGCGGCGCTGACCGACGTGCCCGGGGCGGTGCTGACCGGCGCCGACGGCATCGGCAAGTCGACGCTGGCGCGCCAGGTCGCCCAGCGGTACGCCGCGGCTCATCCGGCGGCGACGCTGCGTTGGGTGACCGCCACCCCGACCGAGCGCGCCGTGCCCTTCGGCGCGTTCAGCCATCTGGTGGACCTCGCCGACATCGGCAAGCCCGCGGCGCTGTTGCGGGCCGCGCGCCGGTCGCTGCGCGCCGACCCCGAGGACCTGCTGATTGTCGACGATGCCAATCAGCTCGACGCGCTCTCGGCGACGCTGACCTATCAGCTGGCGCTGGCCGGTCAGACCCGGATGATCGTGACCGCGCGCACCGACACCGCCCCGCCGACCATCCGGGCGCTGTGGGACGACGCGGTGCTGCGGCGCGTCGATCTCGAAACCTCCGACGCCGCAATCGACGTCGGCGAGTTCCTGGCCGATCTGCCCGCACCGGCGCGCGACGTGCTCGATCACCTCGCCGGGCAGGAGCCGATCCCGCTGGCCGACCTGGAACAGCTGACGTCGGCCGAGGCGGTGGCCGAGGCCGAGCGCCTGGGCGTCGCCGAGATCGTCGACCAGGGCGCCGAGCCGATGGTGTTCACCGCCCATCCGCGCTTCGCCGAGTGGGCGCTGGACGCGCTCGGCGACGGCGGCGCCCGCCGGTTGCGCAGCCGGCTGCTCGAACCCGCGCGGCGCCGGGCCCGCGACCATCCCAGCGACCGGTTGCGGCTCGCGGTGCTCGCCCTCGACAGCGACGATCCGCTGCCGGCCGACCGGACCGTGGCCGCCGCCGGGGAGGCGCTGCGCCTGGGCGACCTGCCGCTGGCCGAACGGTTGGCCCGCTCGGCCCTGCAGAGCACGGGCAGTCTGGACGCGCGGCTCTTGCTCGGGCACGCGCTGGCCTGGCAGGGCCGGGGGCGCGACGCCGACGAGGTGCTGTCCGCGGTGGACCCGGGTGTCCTGTCCGAATCCGAACTGCTGGCCTGGGCCCTGCCGCGGGCCGCCAACCAGTTCTGGATGCTCGGCGAACCGGAGCGCGCCACGGCGTTCCTCAACACCACCCGCACCCGCCTGCCGGCCCCCGCCGACCGAGTGACGCTCAATGCGCTGACGGCCACCTTCGCGATGAACGCGGGTAACCCGCAGCGGGCGCTGCAGATCGCCGGCGAGGTGCTGGCCGCCCCCGAGGCCGGGGACACCGCGGTGGCGTGGGCGGCGAGCGCGGCGAGTCTGAGTTCGGCGCGGCTGGGCCGCCTGGGCGACGTCGAGGACTTCGCGCGGCGCGCCGCCGGCGCCGAACATCCGGGACTGCTGCGGTTCACCGTCGGCCTGGCGCTGATAACCACCCTCCTGATGGACGACGACGCCGAGGGTGCCGAGCGAATCGCTCAGCAGTACACCGACTTTGCCGAGCTGCAGCAGCCCGGCCGGGCCATCGGCGAGGTGCTGCTGGCCGAGGTGCGGTTGGCCCGCGGGGATTTCGCCGGTGCCGCGACCCTGCTGGGTCCGGCCTCGGTGACGCTGGACCGCACCGGCTATTCCTGGGGGCCACTGTCGCTGATGCTGTCGGCGACGGCACTGGCGCGCCTGGGCGAACTCGCCGAGGCCGCAAAGGTGTTGTCGCGGGCCGAATCTCGACACGGCACCAAGTCGGCACTGTTCGCGCCCGAACTCGGGATCGCGCGGGCCTGGCGGCTGGCCGCCGGGCGCGACGAGCACGGCGCGGTGGCGGCCGCGCGGCAGGCGGCCGGGATGGCCGAACGGTCCGGTCAGCGGGCCGTGGCCGTGCTGTGTTGGCGCGACGCCGCGCTCCTCGGCGATGGGCGGGCGCTGGCTCCGCTGCAGAATCTCGCGGCGGTCGTGGATTGCACGGCGGCCCGGGCCGCGGTGCGGGCGGCTCAGCGCGACAGGTAG
- the fadD6 gene encoding long-chain-acyl-CoA synthetase FadD6 has product MSATDARSSVGLLDIATQVPGVLMDTPSILRGVTTGLLARPTSKTSIGKVFQERAKKYADNVFIKFGDQQLTYEQANQTVNRYAAVLATRGVGHGDVVGIMLRNSPNAVLLMLATVKCGAVAGMLNYHQRGDVLEHSIGLLDAKVLVVEDDLADHVTESGVQLDSGVQVSITEFEGLAETAPTNNPASASAVLAKDPAFYIFTSGTTGHPKASVMTHQRWLRALAIFGGLGLRLTSDDTLYSCLPLYHNNALTVAVSSVLNAGATLALGEKFSASRFWDEVIASGATSFVYIGELCRYLLNQPEKSTDRAHKVRVVAGNGLRPEIWDEFTERFGIDRVCEFYSASEANTAFINIFNVPKTTGISFMPLAYVEYDADTGEPTRDENGRVRKVPAGEPGLLISPVNRLSPFDGYTDKKASEKKLIRDAFKEGDVWFNTGDVMNPQGLGHASFADRLGDTFRWKGENVATTEVEAALTADPQIEECTVFGVEVPRTGGRAGMAAVKIRDGADFDGVELAETLYDKLPVYAVPLFVRVVEELEQTTTFKSRKVDLREQGYGDDVTDPLYVLAGRREGYIPFHDEYPEQVAAGQRPKG; this is encoded by the coding sequence ATGTCAGCCACCGATGCCCGTAGCTCCGTCGGCCTCCTCGACATCGCCACCCAGGTGCCCGGCGTGCTGATGGATACCCCGTCCATCCTGCGCGGCGTGACCACCGGCCTGCTCGCCCGGCCGACCTCGAAGACCTCGATCGGCAAGGTCTTCCAGGAACGCGCCAAGAAGTACGCCGACAACGTGTTCATCAAGTTCGGCGACCAGCAGCTGACCTACGAGCAGGCCAACCAGACCGTCAACCGCTACGCGGCGGTGCTGGCGACCCGCGGGGTGGGCCACGGCGACGTCGTCGGGATCATGCTGCGCAACTCGCCCAATGCGGTGCTGCTGATGCTGGCCACGGTCAAGTGCGGCGCGGTCGCCGGCATGCTCAACTACCACCAGCGCGGCGATGTGCTCGAGCACAGCATCGGCCTGCTCGACGCCAAGGTGCTGGTGGTCGAGGACGATCTGGCCGACCATGTCACCGAATCCGGGGTCCAACTCGACTCCGGCGTACAGGTTTCCATCACGGAGTTCGAGGGCCTGGCCGAGACCGCGCCGACCAACAATCCGGCGTCCGCATCGGCGGTGCTGGCCAAGGATCCGGCCTTCTACATCTTCACCTCCGGGACCACCGGCCACCCCAAGGCCAGCGTGATGACGCATCAGCGGTGGCTGCGCGCGCTGGCCATCTTCGGCGGCCTGGGCCTGCGCCTGACCAGCGACGACACCCTGTACAGCTGCCTTCCGCTGTACCACAACAACGCGCTGACGGTCGCGGTGTCCTCGGTGCTCAACGCCGGGGCGACGCTGGCGCTGGGGGAGAAGTTCTCCGCGTCGAGGTTCTGGGACGAGGTCATCGCCTCCGGCGCTACGTCGTTCGTCTACATCGGCGAGCTGTGCCGCTATCTGCTCAACCAGCCGGAGAAGTCGACCGACCGCGCGCACAAGGTGCGGGTGGTGGCCGGCAACGGCCTGCGCCCGGAGATCTGGGACGAGTTCACCGAGCGGTTCGGCATCGACCGGGTCTGCGAGTTCTACTCGGCCAGCGAGGCGAACACCGCGTTCATCAACATCTTCAACGTGCCGAAAACCACCGGTATCTCCTTCATGCCGCTGGCCTACGTCGAGTACGACGCGGACACCGGCGAGCCCACCCGCGACGAGAACGGCCGCGTGCGCAAGGTCCCGGCCGGCGAGCCCGGCCTGCTGATCAGCCCGGTCAACCGGCTCTCGCCCTTCGACGGCTACACCGACAAGAAGGCCAGCGAGAAGAAGCTGATCCGGGACGCCTTCAAGGAGGGCGACGTCTGGTTCAACACCGGGGACGTGATGAACCCGCAGGGCCTGGGCCACGCGTCGTTCGCCGACCGGCTCGGCGACACCTTCCGCTGGAAGGGCGAGAACGTCGCGACCACCGAGGTGGAGGCGGCCCTAACGGCCGATCCGCAGATCGAGGAGTGCACGGTCTTCGGCGTGGAGGTGCCGCGCACCGGTGGGCGCGCGGGCATGGCCGCGGTGAAGATCCGCGACGGCGCCGACTTCGACGGCGTCGAGCTGGCCGAGACGCTCTACGACAAGCTGCCGGTCTACGCCGTGCCGTTGTTCGTACGGGTGGTCGAGGAGCTCGAGCAGACCACGACCTTCAAGAGCCGCAAGGTGGACCTGCGCGAACAGGGTTACGGCGACGACGTCACCGACCCGCTGTACGTGCTGGCCGGCCGGCGCGAGGGCTACATCCCGTTCCACGACGAGTACCCGGAGCAGGTCGCGGCCGGGCAGCGTCCGAAGGGCTGA